The Thermoflavifilum sp. genome contains a region encoding:
- a CDS encoding SAM-dependent methyltransferase: MNADAARGCLYMIPGPLHETALQCIPAEVSEVLQRVDFFYVEKATTVRRFIRKLLPDINLEKKVWMEINKHESTSLEPLRQWLLDGAEVGLLSEAGCPGIADPGQRLVAEAHRLGARVVPLTGPSAVLLALMASGMNGQQFRFCGYLPVETRQRRQAISALERRLQDTGETQIFIETPYRNQRLLQALIQQLSPATWLCVAAELTAPQAWIHSAPISEWKTTAWPDLHKKPAVFLIGYPAQ; the protein is encoded by the coding sequence ATGAACGCAGATGCCGCCAGGGGCTGTTTATACATGATTCCGGGACCCCTTCACGAGACAGCATTACAATGCATACCCGCAGAAGTCAGTGAAGTATTGCAACGGGTCGATTTTTTTTATGTAGAAAAAGCAACAACGGTAAGGCGTTTTATCAGAAAACTGCTGCCTGATATCAACCTGGAGAAAAAGGTGTGGATGGAGATAAACAAACATGAGTCCACATCCCTTGAGCCATTACGGCAATGGTTGCTCGACGGGGCTGAAGTAGGCCTGTTGAGCGAAGCTGGTTGTCCGGGCATAGCCGATCCCGGCCAGAGGCTGGTGGCGGAAGCCCATCGTCTGGGAGCACGTGTGGTGCCGCTGACCGGCCCCAGTGCCGTATTACTGGCCTTGATGGCTTCAGGCATGAACGGACAACAATTTCGGTTCTGCGGTTATCTTCCGGTGGAAACCCGGCAGCGGCGACAGGCTATCTCGGCACTCGAACGCCGTCTGCAGGATACGGGTGAAACCCAAATTTTCATTGAAACACCTTACCGAAATCAGCGTCTGCTGCAGGCCCTGATCCAGCAATTAAGTCCTGCCACCTGGCTCTGTGTGGCCGCCGAACTCACTGCTCCGCAAGCCTGGATACACAGTGCACCTATTTCG